The genomic region TCATGGGTCACGGCAATCGATGTCGAGTGAAGACGTTCATTCATTTTTATAATCAGCTCATTGATAATATCACCCATGATGGGATCAATCCCTGTTGTGGGTTCATCATAAAGAATAATTTCTGGATCCATGGCAATGGCACGGGCCAATCCAACCCTCTTTCTCATCCCGCCTGAAAGCTCGGCCGGCTTCAAATCTTCAATCCCTTCCAATCCGACGACAGAAAGAAGTTCCTTAACGCGTTCTCCCACCTCTGAGCGACCAATTCGCGTATGTTCGGTCAGACCAAAAGCAACATTCTCCCCAACAGTCATGGAATCAAAAAGGGCTGCCCCCTGAAAAAGAAGACCAAAACGTTTTCGCACATCATTTAATTTCTGTTCCGGCATTAAAACAATATCACAGCCCTCAATTAAAATCTTTCCACTGTCCGGCTTCAAAAGGCCAATAATGTGCTTTAAAAGCACACTTTTCCCCTCACCACTTTGCCCAATAATGACCAGGGATTCTCCCCGATAAATATCCAGGTTTAGGCCTCTTAAAACAGGAATATTTCTAAAATTTTTTGCAAGATTTTCTATGTGAATCAGAATGTCTTTTTCCATAGATTTTTCTATAGTTTGTTAATCTTAAAAAAGGATAATGGACAAGAAAAAATCTGAAACTAAAATTGAAATACATGAGAAAACAACAGCCTCTGTCGTTGCAATTCCAACCCCTTCAGCCCCATTCTCTGTGGTGAACCCCTTATAGCAACTGATAATGGCAATGAGAACCCCAAAAACACTCGACTTTACCAAACCATTCATCAAGTCAGAGACCTTTGTAAAATCAAGCATGTTCTGAATAAAAAAAGTGTGATTAATATGAAGCATTTTTACTCCCACAATGTATCCCCCAAGGATACCCACAGAAATTGCAAAAGTGGTCAAGAGCGGAACCACAATGACACAGGCCAAGAAACGCGGTACGATTAAATAACTGACGGGATCCGTCGCCATTGATCTCAAAGCATCAATTTGCTCAGTCACACGCATGGTTCCAAGCTCTGCCGCCATCGCAGCTCCCACACGCCCAGCAACCATGACTGCGGTCAATACAGGGCCTAATTCCCGCGTCATAGAAAGCCCTACCAAAATTCCAATCGCCGTATCCATCGTAATTTGGTGAAATTGATAAAAAGATTGAACGGCCAGCACCATCCCTGTAAAAGCCCCTGTCAATAAAACCACCGGAAGAGATAAAACTCCGCATTGATAGCACTGCTTAATCACCAACGTCCAATTGGGGCTTTTAAGAAAAATTCTCTTTAAAGTCTGAACAAAAAGGATGAAGATACCCCCCAGCTGATAGATTCCATCAATGGCTGACCGGCCCAGATCCGGAATAAAATTTTTAAACATAAAATTGGATTTCAAAATCTTAAACCTCCTTCGAATACCTAAAATACCTTCATTTTCATCCATTGTAGATCAACAGGATGGACATGGAATGGTTCGAAGAGACACCCTTGGAAAGATCCCACTTTAACTTGGGTACCCGACATTTTTCCCAAGCCAAAAGTGAAAAAGAGCTGATTGAGCCCTCCCCACAACCCAGACCCCATTGGGAAGGATGCAACGATTTGAACCACCAAAAGAATTCCCGCATAGCCGAGACATTTTTCCAGCATGGAGAAATCCAATTTTTTCTAGAGTCTCAAAAAGAATTGTCTAAATCCATTGGTAGACTAACCGATCGTTTTCTAAATCCACTTTCAACTTCTGACCTTCACTCATCTTTCCCTTTAAAAGCTCTTCCGAAACAGGGTCTTCGATATAACGTTGGATGGCACGACGCAAAGGACGAGCGCCATAGACAGGGTCAAATCCTTTATCAATTAAGTATTCCCTTGCCTTGGGTGTAACCTCTATGTCATGGCCTTTAGCAACCAAGCGATCCCGAACTTTCTGAATTTCTAAGTCAACAATTTTTGCAAGATCGTCACGGGTTAGAGAATGAAAAACAATCACCTCATCGATTCGATTCAGGAATTCTGGTTTTAAGCTTTTTTTCAATTCCCCGACCAATTTATCACGCATCTCATCGTACTGAGCTTCCTTTGTTTCCTCATGAAAACCCACCGTAGACCTTTTTCTGATTAAGTCCGCTCCAATATTGGAAGTCATGATTAAAATGGTGTTTCTGAAATCAACCCTTCTTCCAAGACTGTCCGTGAGGTTTCCTTCCTCCAAAATTTGGAGAAGAACGTTAATCACATCTGGATGTGCTTTTTCCATTTCATCAAAAAGAA from Chlamydiota bacterium harbors:
- a CDS encoding ABC transporter permease, encoding MFKNFIPDLGRSAIDGIYQLGGIFILFVQTLKRIFLKSPNWTLVIKQCYQCGVLSLPVVLLTGAFTGMVLAVQSFYQFHQITMDTAIGILVGLSMTRELGPVLTAVMVAGRVGAAMAAELGTMRVTEQIDALRSMATDPVSYLIVPRFLACVIVVPLLTTFAISVGILGGYIVGVKMLHINHTFFIQNMLDFTKVSDLMNGLVKSSVFGVLIAIISCYKGFTTENGAEGVGIATTEAVVFSCISILVSDFFLSIILF
- a CDS encoding ABC transporter ATP-binding protein; the protein is MEKDILIHIENLAKNFRNIPVLRGLNLDIYRGESLVIIGQSGEGKSVLLKHIIGLLKPDSGKILIEGCDIVLMPEQKLNDVRKRFGLLFQGAALFDSMTVGENVAFGLTEHTRIGRSEVGERVKELLSVVGLEGIEDLKPAELSGGMRKRVGLARAIAMDPEIILYDEPTTGIDPIMGDIINELIIKMNERLHSTSIAVTHDMASAFKIADRIAMLYDGKIIEVSPVEEFKISKNPIVQQFITGSAKGPITTEVAEVHNLEIKF